DNA from Candidatus Poribacteria bacterium:
TTTATTGATAGATGTGGTTGCGAATCTCTACGGCTTGGTTTTAGTGTTGGTGCCTTCGTTGGATCATGTGTTACCTTTTCAGTTAACATCCTTTTTATTTACGGTTTCCTACGTTTCCCATATCTATCTTCTCGTAACGTTGAGTCTCTACAATCCGTGCCTCATCCTTGAGAACAACTCCATCATCGGCATTTTTCGCCGGAGTCATGCGTTGGTGAGTGGCGCGCGGTTGCGTTTTTTCGGGGTCTATTTTCTGACGGGTTGGATCGCCTCTGTGATTACGTCTGTGTTGCTTGGTGTTACGTTGTTAGCGTTTTCTGTGTTTGTCTCAGGTCTCGAACAGGTTCGCGATGCGTTACCACCTCTCAAATTCTTGAGCCTCTTCATCGGCGGTGATATTGAAGTCGTGTTGCCACAATTATTGAGTACCCCTGTTACAGTGGCGATTCTCATTGTCAAGGGTTTGATCGCTACCTTTTTGGTGTCGATATGGGCAATTTTAACGACGTTGCTCTATTTGGAACGGGTCGGTGTGGAATTAAACGGTCTAAAAGAGGCGGGAGAACTGTGAAAAAAAGCGTTTGGGTTGGTGTTATCGTCTGTTTTATGGTGGTTTCTCCATTTTTCGCCATGGCGATCGAAGAACAGACGTTTCGCGAAGAATTAGAGAGACGTGCGGAGATGGAAGTCTCTTACGAAGAATACCGAGAGGCTTTAGCGAAGATCCTTGAACCCAAGAGCGGATGGGATGCGGATCTCAGGTATGTATTGTTCCCGCTTGGAGCCGTCGCACTGGGGATTGTGATTGCCTTTTTTATCCGACAAATCCGAATGAATCTGATTGTTGAAGCACGCGACGATGTGTCAGGGACCACACAAGGGCGGGTAGAGACAGAGCGGGCGGCGCTTGCCCGCGCCGAGACGGCGGAGGCATCAGACGACTTTCGCGGCGCACTCCGTTTCCTGTATCTCTCTGCGATTTTGCGCCTTCAGGAGCGCGGCGTACTCCCTTACGATAAGAGTCTCACCAATCGCGAATACCTCCATCAAATACAAGAGAACACCGATCTACAGGAGACGCTCGGACCCGCGGTTACCGTTTTCGATGAGGTCTGGTACGGACACAAACCGTGCGATGCGGAGACCGTCGTGGCGTATCGGAATCTGTTGCGAGACGTCTATACAAGGAACTGAATTTTTAATTTTATCTTGCAGGGGAACAACGTGAGTTTGAATCTTCTACGTGCCTTTCGATCGAGCCGCCTGCGTATTTTTGCAAACGCTAAAATCCAATGCGAAGAAAGTATTTCTGCGTATTGTTGCAGGCTCACGGTTTCGCTGCTCATTTTCTTTCGGCAAAACTTGCGGTTAAAAGTTCGTTTGATATTGATTGGGCTTATCTGTTTTCAGGTTGCGTGTGATTCGTTGGTGGACGACACGGTTCTGCATCGGACCTTACACAAACTGAAGTTCCGCGTCACGGAAATATCCGAGATATATCCTGCACGTCTGGAGCGTTACGATGCGTTGTTCCTACACAACCTTAACAAGGCTCCCACTGAGACGGAAGTTAAGGACATACAGAATTTCGTCGATACCGGCGGTACCTTGATTGTGGCTGGAGACGATCCAGTACTGGATGGACTTTTCAGTGTGTATGGTTTGAAGTTGCGCGAGGTACCAGAGCGTCGGGAATTCTCACGCCGAATTGCGGACGAGCCTTTCTTCTCACAGCATCCGATTGACGAGATTCGGGTCCGTACAAATTTTGTGCTTGAACCTATGGAGCGCGAGGTCGCTGCGCTCTACGGGACAGAGGACGGCGCAACAATTGTAACGCGACGCCATGGTGAAGGACGCGTCTTCCTTATCGTTTCTGCGTATCTATTCCACAAAAATGGGCTACAGTATGATGAGAGCAACGCTATGCTCCTCTATAATCTCATGTCAACACTGCCACGCAACGCACGGATTGGACTCGCTGAAAAGAGATATTACACGGCTGAGACGAGACCGCCGAACCCGTTTACGGCTCTAATGTTTGGGACACGCGGCGGTTTGGCGACCGTCTATATCTGCATCACCCTTTTCGTTTTTCTGGTGCTGCGGGGGCGTCGGTTTGGGAAACCGTTAGATGTGCAGGAGAGAAATAGGCGTTTGAGTTCCGAGTACGTCCACGCCATGACTGCACTGTATCAGAAAGGCAGCACGCGCCCTGAGATTTTAAAGCACATTCGCGACACGTTCAGGTCGGACCTTGGGAACCGCTGGCGTGTCAATCCGAATGTGGACACACCGACTTTTTTGGAAGAGTTGGAACATCGGGGTGCTGTTGATGCGGATAAAGAGTTGACACATCTGGTGACGGACTTGGAACCGTCGGGTGATATATCGGAGGCACAATTGCTTGACCTCGCAAAGCGCGTCGATACCTACCGTGAAATCGCGAACATTAAAAGGTATGTTAAAATATGACGAATCTGGTTCAAACGGTTTTTGAGAAAATGAAGCAGGAGGCACAAAAAGTTATTGTTGGACAAGCGGAGCTTTTTGAGCTTATGGTCGTGAGTCTGTTTTCCGGGGGGCATGTGCTGTTAGAAGGGGTCCCTGGGACAGCGAAGACACTCGTTGCGAAGACCTTGGCAATGATAGTCTCCGGGCAATTCAGTCGTGTGCAATTCACCCCTGACCTGATGCCGTCGGACATTGTCGGTACCAGCGTCTACGATCTGGCGACGAACCAATTTAACCTCAAGCGCGGTCCCGTTTTTACGAATGTCCTACTCGCTGATGAGATTAACCGTGCACCGGCGAAGACGCAATCGGCACTCTTAGAGTGTATGGAGGAACGGCAGGTAAGCATTGACGGTATCCGCCATGAACTCCCACCGCCATTTATGGTATTAGCAACGCAAAATCCTATCGAATACGAAGGCACCTACCCACTCCCCGAAGCGCAGCTGGATCGGTTTCTGTTCAAATTACGGGTGGATTATCCGCTTCCAGAGGTGGAAACAGAGATTTTGATGAACTATCATCACGGTTTTAATGCCACACGCTTGGAAACAATAGGTATTAAGAGTGTCGTTGACAGCGCGTCACTTCAGGCGTGTCAGGAGGCGATCCAAGCGATCACAGTGGAAGATTCGATCTTCAATTATATTGTCGGTTTGGCGGAAGCATCGCGTGTGTCCAATGAGTTAGTGTTGGGTGGCAGTCCACGCGCCTCAATTGCGCTTTTGTTGGCGAGCAAAACCTACGCCGCACTTCAAGGACGGGATTATATTCTGCCCGACGATGTCAAATTCTTGGCACCGCCTGTCTATCGGCATCGAATTCTCCTGAAACCGGATGCCGAGATTGAGGGACTAACGCCCGACGATGTGATTGATAGATTGCTTGCCGAGGCAGAAATTCCGAGGTAGATGGAAAGGTAGTAAGTGTATCCGGTGTTTCTCTTCAGAAGTTAATTTTCGTAACCGTAGTCCGTAATGTAATGGAGGGGTTTTTGCTTGGGTGTTTCCCCTAGATATACGTAAAGGAACGTCAAACCTGAAACCTACCTGCCCGAACCGCAAGGTAAAATTAAAATGCACTTAAGCAACCGTCTCCTCATCTTCTTACTTATAGTTGCCGTTCCGATTGCGCTTAGCGGTGTTTCACCGAATCTGTTATTCGTCGGGGGAGCCTATATCGTGGTGCTTTTCGTCGTCAGTGCCGTGGATTACCAGACCAATCCACTTTTAAAAAGCATCGAAGTTCACCGAGAGATGAATTCCAAATTTTCGTTAGGCGTGGAGAACGTCGTGACGCTGAAGGTCATCAATCGCTCGCGCCATCAGCTCAAAGTGCGTCTCAAAGACGATTTCCCCGACGAGTTCCTGTTCGATGCGGTTGTCCACGACCGCTATGTTTCCGCGATGGACCAGACGGATATATCGTATCGTCTGACACCCCTACGGCGAGGAATTTATCGGTTCGTAGATATACATCTGCGGTGTCAAGGGATCCTGGGACTTGTCGTCCGACAACGGCGTATCCAAGCGGCGACGGAAATAAAAGTCTATCCGAACCTGCAAGCGATCCGACAATATGAACTCTTAGTGAAGCGTGGGATGCTCCATCAGATCGGACTCAAGAATTCACGGCGATTCGGGGAAGGCACGGAGATGGAGCGACTCCGTGAGTATTTTCCTGATGACGATTTCCGTTGCATGGATTGGAATGCCACTGCGCGGCAACGGAAACCGATTGTTCGGGAATTTGAGACCG
Protein-coding regions in this window:
- a CDS encoding DUF4129 domain-containing protein, which encodes MGNFNDVALFGTGRCGIKRSKRGGRTVKKSVWVGVIVCFMVVSPFFAMAIEEQTFREELERRAEMEVSYEEYREALAKILEPKSGWDADLRYVLFPLGAVALGIVIAFFIRQIRMNLIVEARDDVSGTTQGRVETERAALARAETAEASDDFRGALRFLYLSAILRLQERGVLPYDKSLTNREYLHQIQENTDLQETLGPAVTVFDEVWYGHKPCDAETVVAYRNLLRDVYTRN
- a CDS encoding MoxR family ATPase, coding for MTNLVQTVFEKMKQEAQKVIVGQAELFELMVVSLFSGGHVLLEGVPGTAKTLVAKTLAMIVSGQFSRVQFTPDLMPSDIVGTSVYDLATNQFNLKRGPVFTNVLLADEINRAPAKTQSALLECMEERQVSIDGIRHELPPPFMVLATQNPIEYEGTYPLPEAQLDRFLFKLRVDYPLPEVETEILMNYHHGFNATRLETIGIKSVVDSASLQACQEAIQAITVEDSIFNYIVGLAEASRVSNELVLGGSPRASIALLLASKTYAALQGRDYILPDDVKFLAPPVYRHRILLKPDAEIEGLTPDDVIDRLLAEAEIPR
- a CDS encoding DUF58 domain-containing protein, which translates into the protein MHLSNRLLIFLLIVAVPIALSGVSPNLLFVGGAYIVVLFVVSAVDYQTNPLLKSIEVHREMNSKFSLGVENVVTLKVINRSRHQLKVRLKDDFPDEFLFDAVVHDRYVSAMDQTDISYRLTPLRRGIYRFVDIHLRCQGILGLVVRQRRIQAATEIKVYPNLQAIRQYELLVKRGMLHQIGLKNSRRFGEGTEMERLREYFPDDDFRCMDWNATARQRKPIVREFETERSQDVVIMVDTGRLMASPILLETSRLPSTEATSQKAMLKLDYAINTTLMTAYVSTLKGDKIGLIAFADTVHQYLAPRPGKKQFLTMLEAIYALPVHAVEPDFEAAFKYLAAKQRKRALIILFTDILDSDSAEGIAAYVSQLSKRHLVACVTLTDSGIVELAQQKSTDSKSVYQKAIAERLLQEKHATLEILRRRGVITIDVPAHQLTMAVVNKYLELKAKSQI